A region from the Falco cherrug isolate bFalChe1 chromosome 17, bFalChe1.pri, whole genome shotgun sequence genome encodes:
- the OAF gene encoding out at first protein homolog: protein MRGPRRRLPALPALLWLALAPLPGAPGPAARAELRVRVRLPGGQVTEESLQADSGSDCISLELRTADGALVTLTADFRQEVKIFRALILGELERGQSQFQALCFVTRLHRNEIIPSESMAKLRQKNPRTVRQAEEVRGLEHLSMDVAVNFSKGAQLSSHIHNVCAEAKEAIYTREEDVKFWLEKGVDGSMFEVLPQTSDLPDLQRCKLCADRWKPCICSYSLSIEWYPCMLKYCKSRDAGGKVSSYKCGIRSCQKGYTFDYYVPQKQLCLWDEET from the exons ATGCGCGGCCCGCGGCGCCGGCTGCCGGCGCTGCCCGCGCTGCTGTGGCTGGCgctggccccgctgcccggcgcgcccggccccgcggccaGGGCCGAGCTGCGGGTGCGGGTGCGGCTGCCCGGCGGGCAGGTGACGGAGGAGAGCCTGCAGGCCGACAGCGGCTCCGACTGCATCAGCCTGGAGCTGCGCACGGCCGACGGCGCCCTCGTCACCCTCACCGCCGACTTCAGACAG GAGGTGAAGATCTTCCGTGCCTTAATCCTAGGGGAGCTGGAGAGAGGCCAGAGCCAGTTCCAAGCGCTTTGCTTTGTCACACGGCTTCACCGCAACGAGATCATCCCCAGTGAGTCCATGGCAAAGCTGCGGCAG AAAAATCCCAGGACAGTGCGGCAGGCTGAGGAGGTGCGGGGCCTGGAGCATCTCAGCATGGATGTAGCTGTCAACTTCAGCAAGGGGGCCCAGCTGAGCTCTCACATCCACAATGTCTGTGCAGAGGCCAAAGAAGCAATTTACACCCGAGAAGAAGATGTCAAGTTTTGGCTGGAGAAAG gGGTGGATGGCTCTATGTTTGAGGTCCTGCCACAGACATCGGATCTCCCTGACCTGCAGCGCTGCAAGCTGTGTGCTGATCGCTGGAAACCCTGCATTTGCAGCTACTCGCTGAGCATCGAGTGGTACCCATGCATGCTGAAGTACTGCAAGAGCCGCGATGCTGGGGGCAAGGTTTCTTCTTACAAATGTGGCATCCGCAGCTGCCAGAAGGGCTACACCTTTGATTACTATGTGCCGCAGAAGCAGCTATGTCTCTGGGATGAGGAGACCTAG